TCTGCGATCGACTCCGTGGTAAGGAGATCCGGCTCGAGGCGCTACGCCTCCGCAGAGGACGAGACGTCCTGGCCCATGCGGCTTCCTTCGCCTCCCACGTGCGCGGCATCGGCGCTGACGCATCGATCCTGCCTTCGGGCGGCTATCTGGCTGCTGCCCTCCGTCTGGGTGGCTACCGCGGAAGGGTCCTCGCCGTCGAGCATGGCGACCTTCTACAACGGCCGCGGTTGAATGCCATGCGCCGGACCGTCCGGTCCCTGGATGCGCTGAGCGGATCGTGGGCTGTCGATGCTTTGGTGGCGCCCTCCGACTACATGCTGCGAGAGATGTGCCGCCATGTCGGCGACAGGACCGTTCGCCGCATCTACCTGGGGGTGGATGTCGATTCTGGAGCCCCGAAACAGGAATTTGCTGACGACACGACGCTGACGGTTGGCTTCGCGGGCCGGCTCATCCCCGGGAAGGGACTCGAGGTCCTGCTCGAAGCGGTATCTCGAACGACGTGTCCGGATGTCCGTGTCGAAGTGGCCGGCGATGGGCCGGAACGCGGGCGACTCGAAGCGGAGGCCATGAGGCTGGGCATCAGCGATAAAGTCCGCTTCCATGGCTGGGTAGGGGATTTGCCTGCCTTTTGGAGACGATGTGCGATCGCCGTCGTCCCTTCCCGGGAATGGATCGAGTCCTTCGGCATGGTTGCCGTGGAAGCCATGGCGCAGGGATTGCCCGTGATCGCCGCGCGCAATGGCGGACTGGCGGAAGTCGTGTCCGAAGGTGAGACCGGTGCTCTGTTCGACGTGGGCGACTCCGAGGCTCTGGGCCGCCTGATTTCATCCTACGCCGGCGATCCGGGGCTGCGGCGCCGCCAAAGCGTTCTCGCCCGAGAGCGGGTGCGGACTCGATTCAACATCGACCGATGCGCCCAGGAGTTCCTGGAGCTCGTGCGTGGATTGAGCGATCACCAGGGCGAACGGGCCGCCATGACAGGTAAAGCGTGAAGGTCGCCATCGTAGCCCTCACGGACTTTCAGGACTTTCCGACGGGCGGAATCCTGACCTTCGTACGACGATTCGTCGAGGCGGTCGGCGCTCGACCGGGTCTCGAGACGACGCTGGTAGGATGGAGTCCCCGTGAAACTCCTGTCGGCGCCGCGAGGGAGCGAGTTCGCATCGGTCCCACGGAACATGACTTCCTTGCCGTAGGAAATGGGCGGCTTCATGGAGTGCTTCCGGACCGCGTCCAGTTCTACATGAATCGGCGCCGATGGGACCAGGTTCTCGGTGGGCTTCGCGGCGTGGAAGCGTACTACTGCCATTCACCCGAGGCCGTGCTTCGCGTGGCGCGGTCCCGCTACCGCCGCCCGATCGCGCTTCACCTCCATGGGGCCATCAACAGCGTGGGAAGGTCACGATTTGCGCTTGGGAGGATGCGCCCCGTCACGACCGCGTATGAGACCCTCGTACTTCGACCGGCGCTCCGGCTGTGCGATGCCGTCTTCGCGACCGTGTCGGACTCCGAGTTCGGGGATCTGTCGCGACGGGGATTGGTCAGCGTGGGGGTGCCTTGCAAGCGAGTGCCTGCCATGGTCAGCCGCCGGGGTAGCCCACGCGAAGCAGCCCCCTCCCAACGACTCCGGCTCGTCTGTGTGGGGCGCCTGGAACGCATCAAGGGCATCGATCTCGTCGTGCAGTCGGTTGCCGTTCTGGTTGGGAGAGGTCACGAGTGCACCCTGGATGTCCTTGGTGACGGGAGCGAGCGAGGGCGCCTGGAGCAGCTCGTGGCCCGGCTCAACCTCGAGCGGGCGGTTTCCTTCAAGGGCACGTTGAGTGAGGTGGGCGTTCAGCAGGCGCTTCAGGAATCCGACATCTTCATAAGCGGCAGCTATCAAGAGGGCTTTTCCCTGGCGCTCCTTGAGGCCCTCGCGCAAGGGCTTCCTGCCGTGGTCACGGACGTGGGGAGCGCTAGAGATGTCGTGCGCGATGGTATTACCGGATACGTCGTGGACCGTCGCGACCCTTCCGTTGTTGCCGATCGGGTGCTCGCGGCGGCGGCGCTGCGTCAGGAGATGAGCTCTCGATGCAGGGCCGTTGCCGAACCCTATTCCAGTGGAGCGGTCTCGGGAATCATCGTCGACACCTTGGAAGCGATCGCCCGCCGTTCGACCGATCGTCCTGCCCCCGTGAACACGCCAACCCTGTCGCAGGCGGCACGATGATGCCGAGGGGTGAATCGTAATGTGCGGCATCGCCGGGTTCATCGGAGTTGATGCGCCGGAGAAAGCAAGCGCCATGACCCGTGCCCTGGCTCATCGCGGACCGGACGACGAGGGCGTTTGGACCTCACCGACATTCCCTTTGTCCCTTGGCAACCGCCGACTCCAGATCGTCGATCTGTCACCTGCGGGCCACCAGCCGATGCTTTCAGCTGACCGCCGGCTTGCCCTGACGTTCAACGGCGAGATTTATAACGATGCTGATCTCAGGGCGGAGCTCGAGCAGCACGGGCACTCGTTCCGATCACAGACGGACACGGAAGTTGTGCTCCATGCGTTCGCGGAATGGGGGAGCGCAGCCCTTTCACGGATCCGGGGAATGTTTGCGTTCGCCCTGTGGGACGAAGCCGAGCGTACGTTGCTGATCGCCCGAGACCGGTTGGGAGTCAAGCCGCTCTACTACGCGGTCTCTGGCGGAGCGTTTGCGTTCGCGTCTGAGATCCGATCGCTCCTGACCTCGAAGCTTATTGCGCCGGAGCTCGATCCTGCGTCCCTTGAGAGTTACTTGAGGCTCCTCTGGGTCCCGGAGCCGCGGACCCTTTTCCGGCGGGTTCGGAAACTGGAGCCTGGGACGTATCTCCAGTGGCGGGATGAACAAGCCAAGGTCGTCCGATATTGGGATGTCCCCAAACCGTGCGGCGGCACTCCGTCGGCGGAGGAATTCCGCGAGACCCTGAGCGCAGCCGTCGCCCGCCAGCTGCGGTCCGACGTACCTGTCGGAGCGTTCCTCAGCGGCGGAGTGGACTCGACGGCCATCGTGGCCATGTGCCAACGGGCGGCTTCCCGGCAGCTACGCACCTATTCGATCGGTTTTCGAACCAAGGATCGCGCGGCAGAGGGTGCCTATGACGACCTGGCGTACGCGCGGATCGCCGCGAAGAAGTTCGGAACGGAGCATCTCGAGATCATTCTCGAGCCCGACGTCGCGTCGATCCTGCCTCGCGTCGTGCGGCACCTCGAAGATCCTATTGCCGATCCCGCCGCGATCAATTGCCTCCTGATCTCGGAAGCAGCGCGAAGCTCGAGCACGGTGTTGCTGGCGGGCACGGGAGGGGACGAGCTGTTCGGGGGATACCGGAAGTACGCTACGGCGATGCTTCTCTCCGGCTACCGGATCCTTCCCGGTCCGCTGAGAGAACTTGTTCTGGAGCCCCTGGTCCGCCGCTTGCCGGTTCGGATCGGCGGCCGCGGAATTCGCGCGTTCCGTTTTGCCAAGAAGCTCGTGCGATATGCCGGGGATCCGCTGTTGGACCGGTTCATTGGATATTCCTCCTATTACGACAGTCCGGAGCTTTCCGAATTGCTGGGCAAGGACCTGGGCGCCGTCGACCCTTATCGAGGGGTTTGGCCCTTGGTGGAAGCCTGGAATTCTCGGGGAACGGATGACGTGATCGATCGGATGACCTACGTAGATCTAAAGTACTATCTCCCCGGGCTCAACTTGGCCTACATGGACAAGGCCAGCATGGCCGCGTCGGTCGAGGTGCGTGTCCCTCTCCTGGATGAGGCGCTCATTGACCTGGCCTCTCGAATTCCCGGAAATCGCAAAGTCCGCGGGACTCGCACGAAAGTGGCCTTCCGAGAGGCGCTGCGTGACGTGGTTCCAGCCGAGATCCTCTCCAGGCCCAAGGCACCGTTCGCCGTGCCCATTCGGTCCTGGTTGGCCGGGGACCTTGCGGAGTACGTGCAGGACGTGTTGAATCCTTCTCGCGTGCGTGCGCGGGGACTCTTGGATCCCAATGTCGTGCAGGCGCTGGTCCGGGAGCACCATACGGGTCGCGAGGACCACTCGCTTCGGATATGGGCCCTGCTCACCTTGGAGCTCTGGATGCAGGAATTCTGCGACAATCCCGCGTACGCGGGCAGCAGCATCCCATCGAGGGAGATCGCCTTGGCTCCGAGCGTCGTCGCGACATGAAGCAGGTCGATCTTGATCCTTCGCGCGGGATCGTGAGCATCCGCGATGTGCCCGTGCCTCGCGCGGAGCGAGGGAGCATTCTCGTGCACGTGGCACGTTCCGCGATTTCTCCGGGCACCGAATCGTCCAAGGTTGCGCTCGCAGAGAAGTCTCTGTTCGAGAAGGCTCGTCAACGCCCCGATCAGGTGACAAAAGTTCTCGACACCATGCGCAGCGAAGGTATCGGCGCGGCAGTGCACAAGGTCCGGAATCGACTGGGGCAGCCTCAGCCTCTGGGCTACTCGCTCGCGGGAACGATCACCGCGATGGGTGAGTGCGACACCGCCTTTCGGGTCGGCGACCGGGTTGCGTGCGGGGGCGCAGGTGCTTCCCATGCTGAAATCGCCTCTGTTCCGGAAAACCTCGTCGCGCGGGTACCTGATGGCGTCGATCTTGCCGACGCGGCGTTCACTACCATCGGGGCGATCGCCCTCCATGGCATCCGCACCGGCAACGTTGTCCTTGGCGATCGGGTCCTCATCATCGGGCTGGGACTCATCGGGCAGCTGACCCTCCGACTCTGCGTTGCTGCGGGGGCTCATGTCTTTGGTGTGGATCCTCGGCGGGACCGGGTGGATCTGGCGTTACAATCGGGCGCCGAGCGGGCGGACACGCAGCTCGATACGTCCACCGCGCAGCAGGTCCACGATTGGTCCTCGGGGCGTGGCGCGGATGTGGTTCTGATCACCGCGGGTGGGGCGGACAATGGGCCGCTCGTCCTTGCGGGCGCCGCGGCGCGCGACCGCGCGAAGGTCGTCGTCGTGGGCGCGGTGGACCTGGACGTGCCGCGCGAGCCGTTCTACGAGAAGGAGCTTTCGCTCACGGTTTCCCGCTCGTATGGGCCGGGGCGCTACGACCCGGCCTTCGAAGAGAAGGGAATGGCGTATCCCGTCGGTTTCGTCCCGTGGACGGAGCGGCGGAACATGGAGGAGTTCTTGAACCTCCTCGCGTCGGGACGTCTCTCTCTGAACGGCTTGAAGGGCGTGACGATCCCCTTCGAGCGCGCGCCGGAGGGGTACGAGCTGCTCGCGGGGAAGAACGGACCCTCGCCGATCTCGGTGGTCCTCGAGTACGGCGCCAGTCCGTCCGCGAACGGAGATGCGCCGGCGACAGCGTCGCTCGCGGCGCTCACCGCGGAAACGCCCGACGTCGCGCTCACCCCGGCGGACGGCCTTCCCGGGGCCGTCGCCGCCGCTGCCGCCGCGACTCCCGAAGCCGAGCCGGCTCGCCGCCGCTTCGCGCCGCGTCCGCTCCAGGTCTCCTTCCTGGGTCTCGGCAACTTCGCCTCCACCTACCTGCTGCCGCCG
This is a stretch of genomic DNA from Candidatus Binatia bacterium. It encodes these proteins:
- a CDS encoding glycosyltransferase family 4 protein, with the protein product MRVAIVLWSGAYGGAETWSLALAEALSKRATAGVVVVGNPEPLCDRLRGKEIRLEALRLRRGRDVLAHAASFASHVRGIGADASILPSGGYLAAALRLGGYRGRVLAVEHGDLLQRPRLNAMRRTVRSLDALSGSWAVDALVAPSDYMLREMCRHVGDRTVRRIYLGVDVDSGAPKQEFADDTTLTVGFAGRLIPGKGLEVLLEAVSRTTCPDVRVEVAGDGPERGRLEAEAMRLGISDKVRFHGWVGDLPAFWRRCAIAVVPSREWIESFGMVAVEAMAQGLPVIAARNGGLAEVVSEGETGALFDVGDSEALGRLISSYAGDPGLRRRQSVLARERVRTRFNIDRCAQEFLELVRGLSDHQGERAAMTGKA
- a CDS encoding glycosyltransferase is translated as MVSRRGSPREAAPSQRLRLVCVGRLERIKGIDLVVQSVAVLVGRGHECTLDVLGDGSERGRLEQLVARLNLERAVSFKGTLSEVGVQQALQESDIFISGSYQEGFSLALLEALAQGLPAVVTDVGSARDVVRDGITGYVVDRRDPSVVADRVLAAAALRQEMSSRCRAVAEPYSSGAVSGIIVDTLEAIARRSTDRPAPVNTPTLSQAAR
- the asnB gene encoding asparagine synthase (glutamine-hydrolyzing) — its product is MCGIAGFIGVDAPEKASAMTRALAHRGPDDEGVWTSPTFPLSLGNRRLQIVDLSPAGHQPMLSADRRLALTFNGEIYNDADLRAELEQHGHSFRSQTDTEVVLHAFAEWGSAALSRIRGMFAFALWDEAERTLLIARDRLGVKPLYYAVSGGAFAFASEIRSLLTSKLIAPELDPASLESYLRLLWVPEPRTLFRRVRKLEPGTYLQWRDEQAKVVRYWDVPKPCGGTPSAEEFRETLSAAVARQLRSDVPVGAFLSGGVDSTAIVAMCQRAASRQLRTYSIGFRTKDRAAEGAYDDLAYARIAAKKFGTEHLEIILEPDVASILPRVVRHLEDPIADPAAINCLLISEAARSSSTVLLAGTGGDELFGGYRKYATAMLLSGYRILPGPLRELVLEPLVRRLPVRIGGRGIRAFRFAKKLVRYAGDPLLDRFIGYSSYYDSPELSELLGKDLGAVDPYRGVWPLVEAWNSRGTDDVIDRMTYVDLKYYLPGLNLAYMDKASMAASVEVRVPLLDEALIDLASRIPGNRKVRGTRTKVAFREALRDVVPAEILSRPKAPFAVPIRSWLAGDLAEYVQDVLNPSRVRARGLLDPNVVQALVREHHTGREDHSLRIWALLTLELWMQEFCDNPAYAGSSIPSREIALAPSVVAT
- a CDS encoding bi-domain-containing oxidoreductase, with the translated sequence MGECDTAFRVGDRVACGGAGASHAEIASVPENLVARVPDGVDLADAAFTTIGAIALHGIRTGNVVLGDRVLIIGLGLIGQLTLRLCVAAGAHVFGVDPRRDRVDLALQSGAERADTQLDTSTAQQVHDWSSGRGADVVLITAGGADNGPLVLAGAAARDRAKVVVVGAVDLDVPREPFYEKELSLTVSRSYGPGRYDPAFEEKGMAYPVGFVPWTERRNMEEFLNLLASGRLSLNGLKGVTIPFERAPEGYELLAGKNGPSPISVVLEYGASPSANGDAPATASLAALTAETPDVALTPADGLPGAVAAAAAATPEAEPARRRFAPRPLQVSFLGLGNFASTYLLPPVKAAGAKLERVITATPIKAETAKRRARFRVAGTVADDAIDDPRTEVVIIATRHDVHAEYAVKALRRNRAVFVEKPLALSTEELQAVTAALRETQGRLMVGFNRRFAPATTWALDALGPNSAGLRVLIRVNAGALPHRHWLLDHESGGGRLLGEACHFIDYACYVAGAAPTQIEARALDAPQEETGHQSYRIDLQFENGAMATIDYLANGDASLPKERIEIHRSGTSLVIDDFRSASIHRAGKRRNKSWGARDKGHATEVRAFLEAVRTGAPTPIPEEESILSTALTLAAARSIREARPIRREEW